A stretch of Brassica rapa cultivar Chiifu-401-42 chromosome A08, CAAS_Brap_v3.01, whole genome shotgun sequence DNA encodes these proteins:
- the LOC103832845 gene encoding protein PYRICULARIA ORYZAE RESISTANCE 21: MAEKVTIMKLTVDLACSKCYKKAKKAIRKFPQIRDELYDEKTNTIIIKVVCYDPEKLMNKLCYKGDRSIKSIVILEPPKPPPAQAQPSEKPKEPEKVPAPAPVQAPTRVFIQAPAPAPAPAPQLMPISAYHCGPYYEAQQYEYSWRPVNESWGGGPHPPHCCHEVTYQQSCSIM, from the exons ATGGCGGAGAAG GTTACGATAATGAAGTTGACGGTCGATCTAGCATGTTCCAAATGCTACAAAAAAGCCAAGAAAGCTATCCGAAAATTCCCTC aaataaGAGACGAATTGTACGATGAGAAGACTAACACAATCATCATCAAGGTGGTTTGTTACGATCCTGAGAAGCTTATGAACAAACTCTGCTACAAAGGAGACCGTTCTATTAAGTCCATAGTGATCCTCGAACCACCTAAGCCGCCTCCAGCCCAGGCTCAACCTTCTGAGAAGCCCAAAGAGCCCGAGAAGGTTCCAGCTCCAGCTCCGGTTCAAGCCCCAACTCGAGTTTTTATTCAGGCTCCAGCTCCGGCTCCGGCTCCGGCTCCCCAACTGATGCCAATTAGTGCGTATCATTGTGGGCCGTACTATGAGGCCCAACAGTACGAGTATTCCTGGAGGCCCGTCAACGAAAGCTGGGGAGGTGGGCCACACCCACCACACTGTTGTCACGAAGTCACGTACCAACAAAGCTGCTCCATCATGTGA
- the LOC103833213 gene encoding AP2/ERF and B3 domain-containing transcription factor At1g51120: MVILHEISNEAKTTTEASGSSNSFLRLATKPTVSTTTRIALSNTATTKYKGVVQQQNGHWGAQIYADHRRIWLGTFKSAAEAAAAYDSASIKLRGFDANSHRNFPWSELTVHEPDFQILYTTEAVLNMIRDGSYHHKFRDHVMSRSRMANFNIVESKQESNKCFSCTQLFHKELTPSDVGKLNRLVIPKKYAVKHLPFISDDQEEGEAVEDVEVVFYDSTMRQWKFRYCYWRSSQSFVFTRGWNGFVKEKNLKEKDVIVFYSCDVPSNVRRLEGQRDKFLMIDVDHKGFVAPKEENKMVHNRSEGEMKTENFFNSKLEDEETKQEEKKGGFMLFGVRIQ; encoded by the coding sequence ATGGTTATCCTCCACGAGATAAGCAATGAAGCCAAGACCACAACGGAGGCTTCAGGCTCAAGTAACTCTTTCTTGCGTCTCGCCACGAAACCTACTGTGTCTACAACCACAAGAATTGCCTTGTCCAACACGGCGACAACAAAATACAAGGGTGTGGTTCAGCAGCAGAACGGTCATTGGGGTGCTCAGATATACGCAGATCATCGAAGGATTTGGCTCGGGACATTCAAATCCGCTGCTGAAGCCGCCGCTGCTTACGATAGCGCATCTATCAAGCTCCGAGGCTTTGACGCTAACTCGCACCGGAACTTCCCTTGGTCTGAACTCACGGTCCACGAACCGGACTTTCAAATCCTCTACACGACAGAAGCTGTGTTGAACATGATCAGAGACGGATCTTACCATCACAAGTTCAGAGATCATGTCATGTCGAGATCTCGGATGGCCAACTTCAACATCGTGGaatcaaaacaagaatcaaacaaGTGTTTCTCTTGCACGCAACTTTTCCACAAGGAACTGACACCGAGCGATGTTGGGAAACTGAATAGGCTTGTGATACCAAAGAAGTATGCAGTGAAGCATTTACCTTTCATAAGCGACGATCAAGAAGAGGGTGAAGCTGTGGAAGATGTTGAGGTTGTGTTTTACGACAGTACGATGAGACAATGGAAGTTTAGGTATTGTTACTGGAGAAGTAGCCAGAGCTTTGTCTTCACCAGAGGATGGAACGGTTTCGTCAAGGAGAAGAATCTCAAGGAGAAAGATGTTATTGTCTTTTACTCTTGCGATGTACCGAGTAATGTCAGGAGATTAGAAGGGCAAAGAGACAAGTTCTTGATGATTGATGTTGATCACAAGGGTTTCGTGGCTCCcaaggaagaaaacaaaatggTTCATAATAGGTCTGAGGGAGAAATGAAAACAGAAAACTTCTTTAACTCGAAGTTAGAAGATGAAGAAACCAAGCAAGAGGAGAAGAAAGGAGGGTTTATGCTGTTTGGTGTTAGGATCCAATAG